Proteins from one uncultured Desulfuromonas sp. genomic window:
- a CDS encoding mannose-1-phosphate guanylyltransferase/mannose-6-phosphate isomerase, producing MIIPVLLSGGSGTRLWPLSRSVHPKQLLPLTAQQTMLQQTALRLSGLDEVAAPIVVCNEEHRFMVAEQLRQIDQQPSAILLEPVGRNTAPAVALAALQALKVDTKATLLILPADHSIAHPEALCDAIKALSDHVEQGMLATFGIVPTCPETGYGYIQKGTSIQTSPQPVFTINSFVEKPDLPTAQDYVGCGDYYWNSGMFMFQAARYLEELERFEPGIVACCKKALHTAQNDLDFVRIGADAFGECTNISIDYAVMERVSNAIVVPLDAGWNDVGSWSSLWDIGNKDQQNNVIRGDVLTHDVSNSYLHGTSRLLSAVGVDNLIVVETSDAILVAHRDRAQEIKEIVRQLATQGRPEADTPPKVARPWGWYESIDHAERFQVKHITVKPGASLSLQMHHHRAEHWVIVKGTARITRDDEVLTLTENQSTYIPLGTRHRLENPGKIPLELIEIQSGSYLGEDDIVRFEDNYGR from the coding sequence ATGATTATCCCCGTACTTCTGTCGGGCGGCTCCGGAACCCGGCTGTGGCCCCTCTCTCGATCCGTTCACCCCAAACAACTGCTACCGTTAACCGCTCAGCAAACCATGCTGCAACAAACGGCGCTGCGTTTATCGGGACTTGATGAGGTTGCGGCACCCATTGTTGTTTGCAATGAAGAACATCGCTTTATGGTTGCTGAACAGCTGCGCCAGATCGATCAACAACCGTCAGCGATTCTGTTAGAGCCTGTTGGCAGAAACACCGCACCGGCCGTAGCCCTGGCGGCTCTGCAAGCCCTGAAGGTAGACACGAAGGCGACGCTGCTGATATTGCCGGCAGATCACAGCATTGCCCATCCCGAAGCGCTGTGCGATGCCATCAAAGCCCTGAGTGATCATGTTGAGCAAGGGATGCTGGCCACATTCGGCATTGTTCCGACCTGCCCGGAGACCGGCTATGGCTACATCCAAAAGGGCACATCGATCCAAACATCCCCGCAGCCTGTTTTCACCATTAACTCTTTTGTTGAAAAACCCGACTTGCCCACCGCCCAAGACTACGTGGGCTGCGGCGATTACTATTGGAACAGTGGCATGTTCATGTTTCAGGCTGCGCGTTACCTGGAAGAACTTGAACGTTTCGAACCCGGCATCGTTGCCTGCTGCAAGAAAGCCCTGCACACGGCGCAGAACGATCTGGACTTTGTCCGGATCGGTGCTGATGCGTTTGGCGAATGCACCAATATCTCCATTGACTATGCGGTCATGGAACGCGTCTCTAACGCTATTGTTGTACCGTTGGACGCTGGCTGGAACGATGTTGGTTCGTGGTCCAGCTTATGGGATATCGGCAACAAGGACCAGCAAAACAATGTCATTCGCGGTGATGTGTTGACCCATGACGTCAGCAACAGTTATCTGCACGGCACCAGCCGACTGTTGAGTGCGGTGGGGGTGGACAACCTGATCGTTGTTGAAACCTCCGATGCCATTCTGGTCGCTCACCGGGACAGGGCACAGGAGATCAAGGAGATCGTCCGGCAATTGGCGACCCAGGGCCGCCCCGAAGCCGACACGCCCCCAAAAGTGGCCAGGCCATGGGGCTGGTACGAAAGTATTGATCATGCCGAAAGATTTCAGGTCAAGCACATTACGGTAAAACCCGGTGCCAGCCTGTCGTTACAGATGCATCACCATCGTGCCGAGCACTGGGTGATCGTCAAGGGAACCGCCAGAATCACCCGAGATGATGAGGTGTTGACCCTGACGGAAAATCAGTCGACTTATATCCCCTTGGGAACCCGGCACAGGTTGGAAAATCCTGGGAAAATTCCGCTGGAATTGATTGAGATCCAATCGGGCAGTTACCTGGGGGAAGATGATATTGTTCGCTTTGAAGATAATTACGGACGCTAA
- a CDS encoding rod-binding protein, which yields MNLHIDPRMYTDQSNSLSNTSASQKGSRLKKTCEEFEAVMVQMMFKAMRGAQPEGGLVEKDTASEVYQELFDGEVAREMAHNQSMGIGSKLYEQISKK from the coding sequence ATGAATCTTCATATTGATCCACGCATGTACACCGACCAGAGTAACAGCCTGAGCAACACCTCTGCTTCGCAAAAGGGGAGCCGGCTGAAGAAAACCTGCGAGGAGTTCGAAGCCGTCATGGTGCAGATGATGTTTAAGGCGATGCGTGGTGCTCAGCCCGAAGGTGGCCTGGTTGAAAAAGATACCGCCAGTGAGGTGTATCAGGAGCTTTTTGACGGCGAAGTCGCCCGAGAAATGGCCCATAACCAGAGTATGGGGATTGGCAGCAA